In the genome of Planctomyces sp. SH-PL62, the window GGGCGCGTCGTACCTTAGTTTCGTCTCGTAGGCCCCGAACGCGGGACGATCGGCGACCTCGCGGACGAGCATCACCGGGACCTCCCGGCTCCAGAACCCCTCCCCGTCCGCCCCGGTCAGGGCGACGTGCAAGACGTCGCGATCGGCCGAAGTCGCGGGATGCGGAAGGTCCACGCGAGCCATCGCCCGCGTCCCGTCGGCCAGCGGCAGGGGGCGGGATACACGCCTGTCGGCCTCGGAGGCGAACCAGGCGGTCACGAGGGCTGCCGGCTCGTCGCGTCCCCGCAGGATCGCGGCGACCTCGACGACGCCGGACTGGCCGGGACCCAGGAGCAGCCAGTCGGACGGGGGGAGGATCGTCCCCAGGTCGACGGGGTTCACGACCGTCTCGGGCCGTGCGACCGCCTCCGCCTCGAACTCGGGCCGAGGGACGGCCAGGCGGTCGACCTCGACGGCGTCGGCGAAGAGGATCACCTCGGACGCGTGCCCGTCGACCTCCACCCGGGCGATGAACGGGGCCCCGGTGGAGAACTCGAGGTCGCGGCGGGCGGACTCGCGACCGTCGTGGACCTGGGCGAGCTGGAACTTCGCCGGCGGCGGGAGTTGGTTGATCCCGACGAGGACCGCGACCGGGCGGCCGACCCGATCGAGATGGAATGGAGGACGCCAGGGATGCGTCGGCTCCAGGGCGAGCGTCGCGCGGGGCGACGGAGCCTGGGGAGGGTCGGCCGTCGCGAACGGGATTCCCAGAACCAGCCAGGCGAAGGTTGCGAGCAGGGTCTTCATGGCGGGATCGGCCTCCCGGTGCGACATCGAGCGGAGCGAGTTGGAGCGCCGGATCGTATCGCGGCCCGAGGGGCGGGGCAATCGGCCGTCGCGGTTGGGCGGGTCCTGGCGGCGAGGGCTCGCGAGCCCTCCGATCGGGAGAGGAAACCCCCTCGGCAGGGTCGGGGTTTCCGACTTCAGGCCTGCGTCCGATAATGGACCTTATGTTTGTTTCGGGAGGCCGGCCGGCTTACGCGAGCCTTCGGGCCTCCCCAGGCCGCTTGAGCGTCCCGACTCCTACCCGGAGAGCTTCGTGATCCACCAGCAGACTCTGACGATCCCGACTCGCAGTCGAGGGACCATCGAGATCACCGCCGAGCTCGAACGGATCGTGTCCGAATCGGGCGTCCGGACGGGCCTCTGCAACGTCTTCGTCCATCACACGAGCGCGTCGCTGATCGTCTGTGAGAACGCCGACCCGAGCGTGCGTCAGGACCTGGAGCGGTTCGCCGCCCGGCTGGTCCCGGACGGCGATCCGCTGTTCCAGCACACGCTCGAAGGTTCCGACGACATGCCCGCCCACGTCCGGTCCATCCTCACCCAGACGGCCCTGACGATCCCGGTCGTCGACGGCTCGCTTGCTCTGGGGACCTGGCAAGGGACCTTCCTCTGGGAGCATCGAACGAGCCCCCATTGGCGGTCGGTCCTCGTGACCGTGATGGGCGAGGCCTGAACCGCATGCAAAGCATGCACGCTTGACGGGGCGGTTCCGGCTTCGAAACGGAACCGCCCCTCCGACGATCCCCAGATCGTCGGAGGGGCGGGGCTCCATCGGCCCGCGGGCCGGTGGTTCGAGTGGCTCGACCAGACGCGAGGCGAGCGTCAGTCCGCCTTGGCCTTCCAGGTGGTCCAGTCGGCGAGCGGGTTCTTGGAGGTCGGGTCGATCTTCGGGCCCTTCCAGTCGGCCGGGGCAAAGAACGCAACCTTGTCGTTCGTCGAGGTCGAAGGCGTGACCGTCACGCTGACCGGCTTCGGGGCGGCGGCCGGGGTCGGGGCCGACACGTTGACGACGGGGGCGGACGCGGCCCGGACGGGCTCGGCCTTCGTCGCGGAGGTCGTCGAGACGACCGGGGTCGCGGACCTCAGCGACCGACCGTCCCACTTCTCGCTGGTGCGGAAGTCCTGGGCGACGTTCTGGCCGGTGACCGAGACGTCGACCTGCTTGATCACGACCGAGTTCTCGCTGGCGGTGACCTGGTAGCGTCCCTTGGCGAGCGGGATCTGATAGCCGCCGGAGTCCCAGCTCTTGGCCGACTGGGTCTTGCCGGTGTCGAGGTTGGTGGCGTCGATCGAGACCCCCCCCTTCCCTTCGCCGGGCGTGTAGAAGTCGTCGCCGTTCTTGTCGTCGTAGACGACGCCGACGAGCTGGGTGGGGGCGTCGGAGCGGCTGCCGAAGTTCTGGGTCACCACGACCGGGCCGAGCTTGCCGCCGCCGGGACGGGCGCTGGTCTTGACCACGCCGACACCGACGTCGGTGAAGGCGTCGCTCGGGGCCACGCCGGGCTGGATCAGGTTGCGGCGGTGGCCGGCGTCGGCGACCCCCCAGTCGTACAGGAAGGCCTGCATGGCGTTGTCGACGCTGTTGGCGTAGGCGAAGGCGTTCTCGCCGGTCGAGTCGGCCTTGTAGCCGGCCGCCTTGATCCGGTCGTCGGAGGAGGAGCCGTCCGAGCCGGTGTGCGACTGGTACTGGTTGTCGGCCATGTCCTGGCTGTGCTGCTGGGCGGCCTCGGCGAGGTCGCCGTTCCAGGCGACCGGCGGCAGGGGGCGGCTGGAGGCGATCGTCGACTTCACGGCGTCGACGTCGACGTTGTAGTGCTTGAGCGTGTTCTTCACCTCGGAGCTGACGTTCTGGGTCAGCCACTGGGCGGCGGCCTGCGGCGTGGTGCGGGCCATGTTGATGAGCTGGAGGGCGAGTTGCTGGTCGTTGTTTGGGGCGGCCGACGAGAGCAGCTGGCGATCCTCGAGGTTCTCGAAACGCAGCGTTCGTCGTGACGTCGGTCGAGCCATACTGACCTCCCTGTCTATCGGCAAGCGGCCGGTCCCATGGACGCGGTCGGTGTCGGCGATCTTCCGTGTCCGCCCTATACATCGTGCCGGATGACTACGACGACTTTAATGAAACTGCTTGATACAATGGTCGTCGTCGTCCTCACAGCGATCTACCCATTGAGCAACGGGCGTGCCACGACCGGGAAAAAGATTGCCCAGCCCCCTCCCCCGCCCTTCAAGTCTCGTAAAATTCGGATGTTACGTCGTGACACCCCTCGGCTCGCCGCCGATGTTCCACGGTTTCACGCGAAGGGCGATTCCCGGAACCTGCCGCCGGGTGTCAAGAGGAACTTACAAATCGGCGGTTTTTACAAGCCCGGGCGAGGCCTGGGAATCGTCGAAAGTTTCGCTAAAGATTCAGGTTACATCGTCCGCAGGGGCATTCTCGACGGTGGCCGGGGCGGGCTGCACGGGCCGCCCTTTGCTTGTCGGTCGGGGGGTTTCCGATTAGCCTTGGAGACCGATGCTCGATCCTCCGGCTGCGCCCGGAATCCGCCTTTGTTGGAGCCTCCCGCCATGATGACCGTGGACGTCGCGCTTACGAAGATCCAAGAGGCCGAGCGGGGGGGCCGGCTGTCGGCGACCGCCGCCGCCGGGATGAAGCGCTGGCTCGAAGAGGCTCCGTTCGCGCGCTACCGCGAGAAGCTCCTCCACGACGTCGAGGCCGAGAACTGGAAGCAGTTGGACAACGCCTTCTTCACCGTCCTGGAGTTCGGCACCGGCGGCCGTCGGGGCGTCATGTACCCCATCGGGACCAACGTCCTGAACGATCGCACCATCGCCGAAAGCGCGCGCGGACTGGCCGACTACATCCAGGCGAAGAAAGGCCCCGGCGCGGCCTGCTCGTGCGTGATCGCCCGCGACACCCGCCACAACTCGCCCGAGTTCGCCGAGCTTTGCGCCCGGGTGATGGCGGCGGCCGGCGTGAAGGTCCATCTCTTCAAGGACGCCCGCTCCACCCCCCTGCTCTCGTTCGCCGTGCGGCACCTGGGCTGCGACGCCGGCATCATGATCACGGCCTCCCACAACCCCCCCGCGGACAATGGCTTCAAGTGCTACGCGGCCACCGGGGGCCAGGTGATCCCCCCGGACGACGCCGGGATCATCGCCTGCGTCGAGCAGGCGTCCGACCGCGACATCCCCGAGAAGTCGCTTG includes:
- a CDS encoding CAP domain-containing protein produces the protein MARPTSRRTLRFENLEDRQLLSSAAPNNDQQLALQLINMARTTPQAAAQWLTQNVSSEVKNTLKHYNVDVDAVKSTIASSRPLPPVAWNGDLAEAAQQHSQDMADNQYQSHTGSDGSSSDDRIKAAGYKADSTGENAFAYANSVDNAMQAFLYDWGVADAGHRRNLIQPGVAPSDAFTDVGVGVVKTSARPGGGKLGPVVVTQNFGSRSDAPTQLVGVVYDDKNGDDFYTPGEGKGGVSIDATNLDTGKTQSAKSWDSGGYQIPLAKGRYQVTASENSVVIKQVDVSVTGQNVAQDFRTSEKWDGRSLRSATPVVSTTSATKAEPVRAASAPVVNVSAPTPAAAPKPVSVTVTPSTSTNDKVAFFAPADWKGPKIDPTSKNPLADWTTWKAKAD
- a CDS encoding secondary thiamine-phosphate synthase enzyme YjbQ translates to MIHQQTLTIPTRSRGTIEITAELERIVSESGVRTGLCNVFVHHTSASLIVCENADPSVRQDLERFAARLVPDGDPLFQHTLEGSDDMPAHVRSILTQTALTIPVVDGSLALGTWQGTFLWEHRTSPHWRSVLVTVMGEA